In one window of Siphonobacter curvatus DNA:
- the ilvB gene encoding biosynthetic-type acetolactate synthase large subunit codes for MAHQKQTVAEVLEEASQRTVTGSHALMLALLAEGVDTIFGYPGGAIMPTYDALFDYRDVLHHILVRHEQGAGHAAQGYARMQNRAGVCLVTSGPGATNLMTPICDALLDSTPMVCIIGQVYNKLLGTDAFQEADVIGMTMPITKWNYQITSADEVPEMIAKAFYIAQTGRPGPVVLDFTRTAQMELMTRPFSYHKCETMVSYKPRMVPKDDQLKAAAELINRAKKPYILAGHGITLAKAEAELKAFTEKTGIPVAATLLGMSALDADHPNYVGWLGMHGNYGPNVLTNQCDLLIAIGMRFDDRVTGDLSKYATQAKVVHIEIDPAEIDKNIKATAPVVGDAKEALKALLPLVEERTHAEWRDEFRKYDAVEDEKITRATLFHEGNEIKMGEVVHLISEKTKGEAVVVTDVGQHQMIANRYYRFKKHNSVVTSGGAGTMGFALPAAIGAKRGAPDREVVAFIGDGGFQMTLQELATIWQENLNIKIVILNNNFLGMVRQWQQLFFDNRYSFVDIKNPDFVTIAKGFHIEGHTCRDRSALSESLDTMLNHDGPYLLEVICEKEENVFPMVPAGQAVDKIRLE; via the coding sequence ATGGCACACCAGAAGCAAACTGTTGCCGAAGTTTTGGAAGAAGCCTCTCAACGTACCGTAACGGGCTCACATGCCCTGATGCTGGCGTTACTGGCCGAAGGAGTGGATACCATTTTCGGGTATCCCGGTGGAGCAATCATGCCTACCTATGACGCCCTATTCGATTACCGGGACGTCCTTCATCATATCTTGGTTCGCCACGAACAGGGAGCCGGTCACGCTGCACAGGGTTACGCCCGCATGCAAAATCGGGCGGGTGTTTGTCTGGTAACCTCCGGCCCCGGAGCAACCAACCTGATGACACCCATTTGTGATGCCCTGCTCGATTCAACGCCGATGGTGTGTATCATTGGTCAGGTATACAATAAGCTGCTGGGAACGGATGCTTTCCAGGAGGCGGACGTAATCGGGATGACGATGCCCATTACGAAGTGGAATTATCAGATTACCAGTGCCGATGAAGTGCCGGAGATGATTGCCAAGGCCTTTTACATCGCCCAAACGGGTCGCCCCGGACCCGTCGTGCTGGACTTTACCCGGACGGCTCAGATGGAGTTGATGACCCGACCCTTTTCGTACCACAAGTGCGAAACGATGGTGAGTTATAAGCCCCGGATGGTACCCAAAGACGATCAGTTAAAGGCGGCAGCCGAATTGATCAACCGGGCTAAGAAACCCTACATTCTGGCAGGTCACGGCATTACGCTCGCCAAGGCTGAAGCGGAACTGAAAGCCTTTACCGAAAAGACGGGTATTCCGGTAGCCGCGACGTTATTAGGCATGTCGGCCCTTGATGCAGACCATCCCAATTACGTAGGCTGGCTGGGTATGCACGGCAATTACGGGCCGAACGTCCTGACCAATCAATGTGACCTGTTGATCGCCATCGGTATGCGTTTCGACGACCGTGTAACGGGTGATTTGAGTAAGTACGCTACGCAGGCCAAGGTCGTTCACATCGAAATTGATCCGGCTGAAATTGATAAAAATATCAAGGCAACGGCTCCGGTCGTGGGGGATGCCAAAGAGGCTCTCAAAGCCCTGTTACCCCTGGTAGAAGAACGGACCCATGCCGAATGGCGGGATGAATTCCGCAAGTATGATGCCGTTGAAGACGAGAAAATCACGCGGGCTACGCTTTTCCACGAAGGCAACGAAATCAAAATGGGTGAAGTAGTACACCTGATCTCGGAAAAAACCAAAGGGGAAGCCGTCGTCGTGACCGACGTAGGACAACACCAGATGATTGCCAATCGCTACTACCGATTCAAAAAGCATAATTCGGTCGTAACCTCGGGTGGGGCAGGTACCATGGGCTTTGCCCTGCCGGCTGCCATTGGAGCCAAACGCGGAGCACCCGATCGGGAGGTCGTAGCCTTCATCGGTGATGGCGGATTTCAGATGACGCTTCAGGAGCTGGCTACAATTTGGCAGGAAAACCTGAACATCAAAATCGTCATTCTCAACAACAACTTCCTGGGCATGGTACGCCAGTGGCAACAGTTGTTCTTTGACAACCGCTACAGCTTCGTCGATATCAAAAACCCGGATTTTGTAACCATCGCCAAAGGTTTCCACATTGAAGGCCATACCTGCCGCGACCGGTCAGCCCTGAGCGAATCGTTGGACACGATGTTGAATCACGATGGCCCTTACTTACTGGAGGTGATTTGCGAGAAAGAGGAAAACGTATTCCCGATGGTTCCCGCCGGGCAGGCCGTTGATAAAATTCGCTTAGAGTAA
- the ilvD gene encoding dihydroxy-acid dehydratase — MTTESTPLNKYSRTLTQEVTNPAAQAMLYGVGLTEEDMSKAQIGIASTGYEGNTCNMHLNGLAVHVKKGVQANGLVGLIFNTIGVSDGMTNGNDGMSYSLPSRDIIADSIEDVVAGQWYDGVITVVGCDKNMPGAIMAMARLNRPGIMVYGGTIRTGQWKGQKLDIISAFEALGKKFAGTIADEDYKGVIQNAIPGAGACGGMYTANTMASSIEALGLSLPNSSTYPATHEGKQAECLAVGAAMKKLLELDLKPRDIITRKSLENALTLVMALGGSTNAVLHYLAIGHAAGVEFTLKDIQDISDRTPLLADLKPSGKYFMEDMLAIGGVPAVMKYLLSVGLLHGDCITITGKTIAENLAGEPDLEFESQKIIFPIENPIKATGHLQILYGNLAPTGAVAKITGKEGERFEGIAKVCDKEETLMAALANGEVKPGMVVVIRYEGPKGGPGMPEMLKPTSAVIGAGLGNSIAMITDGRFSGGTHGFVVGHVTPEAFDGGPIALVQDGDLITIDAVNNILQVHISDEEMAARKAAWVAPENPFKQGVLRKYIKNVSSASLGCVTDL; from the coding sequence ATGACTACCGAAAGTACCCCATTGAATAAGTACTCACGTACGCTTACTCAAGAAGTGACCAATCCGGCGGCTCAGGCCATGTTATACGGCGTGGGCCTCACCGAAGAAGATATGTCGAAAGCCCAGATTGGCATTGCCAGTACGGGTTACGAAGGAAATACCTGTAATATGCACCTGAACGGACTTGCTGTTCACGTGAAAAAAGGCGTGCAGGCGAATGGTCTGGTCGGACTGATCTTTAATACGATTGGCGTATCCGATGGGATGACGAACGGAAACGATGGCATGAGTTACTCCCTGCCCAGCCGTGATATCATCGCCGATTCGATTGAAGACGTAGTGGCCGGACAATGGTACGACGGTGTGATTACGGTCGTCGGATGCGATAAAAACATGCCCGGAGCCATCATGGCTATGGCTCGCTTGAATCGTCCCGGGATCATGGTATACGGTGGTACCATTCGGACGGGCCAGTGGAAAGGTCAGAAACTCGACATTATTTCAGCGTTTGAAGCTTTAGGTAAAAAATTCGCGGGTACCATCGCCGACGAAGATTACAAAGGAGTCATCCAGAATGCCATTCCCGGAGCCGGAGCTTGCGGCGGGATGTATACGGCTAATACCATGGCTTCCAGTATTGAAGCCTTGGGTTTGAGCTTACCGAATTCCAGTACGTACCCCGCTACGCACGAAGGCAAACAGGCGGAATGTCTGGCGGTAGGAGCAGCGATGAAAAAACTGCTCGAATTGGATTTAAAGCCCCGCGATATCATCACTCGTAAATCACTTGAAAACGCTCTGACGTTGGTGATGGCCCTGGGTGGATCGACGAATGCGGTCCTTCATTATTTGGCGATTGGCCACGCAGCGGGTGTAGAATTTACGCTGAAAGACATTCAGGACATTAGTGACCGGACGCCTTTGCTGGCGGATCTGAAACCTTCCGGAAAGTACTTCATGGAAGATATGTTAGCCATTGGCGGCGTACCGGCTGTGATGAAATACCTGTTGAGCGTCGGATTACTACATGGTGACTGTATAACCATCACCGGAAAAACCATCGCTGAAAACCTGGCTGGAGAACCCGACCTGGAATTCGAATCGCAGAAAATCATTTTCCCGATTGAAAACCCCATCAAAGCTACGGGTCACTTACAGATTCTGTACGGAAACCTGGCTCCCACGGGTGCCGTTGCTAAGATTACGGGTAAAGAAGGCGAACGGTTCGAAGGCATTGCGAAAGTGTGCGATAAGGAAGAAACGCTCATGGCCGCTTTAGCCAACGGTGAAGTGAAACCCGGCATGGTTGTCGTGATCCGTTACGAAGGTCCTAAAGGTGGACCGGGTATGCCGGAAATGCTGAAGCCTACCTCGGCGGTAATCGGGGCCGGTCTGGGTAACTCGATTGCCATGATTACCGATGGCCGTTTCTCGGGCGGTACGCACGGATTCGTCGTTGGCCACGTGACCCCCGAAGCTTTTGACGGCGGCCCGATTGCCCTGGTACAGGACGGCGATCTAATCACCATCGATGCCGTGAATAACATTTTGCAGGTACACATTTCCGATGAAGAAATGGCCGCTCGTAAAGCCGCCTGGGTCGCTCCGGAAAATCCGTTTAAACAGGGTGTACTGCGGAAGTATATTAAAAACGTTTCGTCAGCTAGCTTGGGCTGCGTAACGGATTTGTAA
- a CDS encoding esterase-like activity of phytase family protein codes for MSRTSTFSLKPFGLALGSWALLSSCTDHELPGGTSYPSQATVSTPKVLATFTNDFTRNLPITAYNGGFGSAMAVDPNDPQIFYLLTDRGPNTDGVGSDAKVFPVPDFAPQIGKFRLEGGELKLIETIELKDATGKKLTGLPNPVGSGNAGELAQDMNLQPLSPATDPNGLDSEGLVAMADGSFWVSDEYGPHIVHFDRTGRTLRRLNPFNTGADALPQVLAKRWPNRGMEGLTITPDGKTLVGIMQNTLRNPNKATADNSTVLRILTYQIETGVTQQFIYLMDKPNPFRVSEITAITNTTFLVLERNDDALGGGNTPVKNIFKIDITGATDVSDSENKASGKLFGGKTLEELPLAEWPNYGIKSVKKEFVVDVIQAIPNYPHDKVEGLVVLSPTLIAVANDDDFGLATEGTSANRKMIQKILPSVNKVDFNAVYFISLPKALK; via the coding sequence ATGTCACGTACCTCTACTTTTTCGCTAAAACCATTTGGCCTCGCGCTGGGTTCATGGGCTCTGCTCAGTTCCTGTACGGATCATGAATTGCCCGGTGGCACTTCGTATCCGTCCCAAGCAACCGTCTCGACTCCGAAGGTCTTGGCTACGTTTACCAACGACTTTACTAGAAATCTGCCGATTACGGCTTATAATGGTGGCTTCGGCTCGGCGATGGCCGTTGATCCCAATGATCCCCAAATTTTTTATCTGCTGACCGACCGTGGTCCCAATACGGATGGGGTTGGTTCAGATGCCAAGGTTTTTCCTGTACCGGACTTCGCTCCGCAAATTGGAAAATTCCGTTTAGAAGGAGGCGAGTTAAAACTCATCGAAACGATTGAACTAAAGGATGCTACGGGGAAAAAACTGACGGGTTTACCCAATCCCGTAGGTTCGGGTAATGCGGGTGAACTAGCTCAGGATATGAACCTTCAGCCCTTATCGCCAGCTACAGATCCCAACGGACTTGATTCAGAAGGTCTCGTCGCTATGGCCGATGGTTCGTTCTGGGTATCGGATGAATACGGTCCGCACATTGTTCATTTCGATCGTACTGGCCGTACCCTGCGTCGCCTGAATCCATTCAATACGGGAGCGGACGCGCTGCCTCAAGTACTCGCTAAACGCTGGCCCAATCGCGGGATGGAAGGACTGACGATTACCCCCGATGGCAAAACGCTGGTGGGTATCATGCAGAATACGCTTCGTAACCCAAACAAGGCTACGGCTGATAACTCTACGGTACTACGGATTCTGACGTATCAAATTGAAACGGGCGTGACGCAGCAGTTTATCTACCTCATGGATAAGCCCAATCCCTTCCGGGTTAGTGAAATTACGGCCATTACCAACACCACTTTTCTGGTGCTGGAACGGAATGACGACGCCTTGGGCGGTGGCAATACACCGGTAAAAAATATTTTCAAAATTGACATTACCGGAGCTACGGACGTATCGGATTCTGAAAATAAGGCCTCTGGGAAATTGTTTGGTGGCAAAACGCTGGAAGAATTGCCCCTTGCCGAATGGCCGAACTACGGCATTAAATCCGTGAAGAAGGAATTTGTCGTAGATGTTATACAGGCCATCCCGAACTATCCCCACGATAAAGTTGAGGGTCTGGTGGTACTAAGCCCTACGCTGATTGCCGTTGCCAATGACGACGACTTTGGTTTAGCGACCGAAGGTACCTCGGCTAATCGGAAGATGATCCAGAAAATTCTCCCTTCTGTGAATAAAGTTGATTTTAATGCCGTCTATTTCATTTCTTTGCCGAAAGCTTTAAAGTAA
- a CDS encoding RNA polymerase sigma factor — MHTTCTSDFELWNAFRRGDAQAYEAIYRRYAPALFSYGKRLTSDYDLVRDTIQDVFVEIWQRREHLTDLQTIKFYLFRVLRNALSKTRKRSDDSIDWQEIWPAELFMPSIESDILEEESRQDRLQRLRQGIDRLPERQREAVMLAFYDNLSNEEIGLIMGIQAQSVTNHLSRALHFLRDVIVTWVLVFSAWI, encoded by the coding sequence ATGCATACCACCTGTACGTCTGATTTTGAACTTTGGAATGCCTTTCGTCGGGGGGATGCCCAGGCGTACGAAGCCATCTATCGACGCTACGCTCCAGCCTTGTTCTCGTACGGAAAACGGCTGACTTCGGATTACGACTTGGTGCGGGATACCATTCAGGATGTTTTCGTTGAAATCTGGCAGCGGCGGGAACATCTGACCGACTTGCAGACGATTAAATTCTATCTGTTTCGGGTATTACGTAATGCCTTGTCCAAAACCCGCAAACGCTCCGACGATAGCATCGACTGGCAGGAAATCTGGCCCGCGGAATTATTTATGCCTTCCATTGAATCGGATATTCTGGAAGAGGAAAGCCGACAGGATCGCCTACAGCGGTTACGGCAGGGAATTGATCGTTTGCCCGAACGGCAACGGGAAGCCGTGATGCTGGCGTTTTACGATAATTTGTCGAACGAAGAAATTGGCCTGATCATGGGCATTCAGGCTCAATCGGTAACCAATCACCTAAGCCGGGCTCTACATTTTTTACGGGATGTGATCGTAACCTGGGTACTGGTCTTTTCTGCCTGGATATAG
- a CDS encoding mandelate racemase/muconate lactonizing enzyme family protein, whose translation MKKFIDRFKLPTQAAVPPPESKPGSDRRNFMRKAALGGLALGMRFDGKTEQELEYVTQRVGRASKPSELKITDLRIAHLQGVPFTSPVIRIETNQGIVGWGEVRDGASPKYALMLKSRLLGKNPCNVEQLFKMIRPFGNHGRAAGGVCGVEMALWDLAGKAYNVPVYQLLGGKYRDEIRLYADTPEVDDPKAFGKKLKETRLDKGYTWLKMDFGIGLLADKPDMLIGAGLWDIRNQYGNSKIGRVGSYGLTKHPFTRVQVTEKGIQYIADYVEKVRSVVGYDIPISADHFGHFDVNTAIRIGKAVEKYQLAWLEDLVPWFYHDQWRQITEAIETPTLTGEDIYAKEEFIKLINAKAVDMIHPDLASSGGILETKKIGDYAEEHGVPMAMHFAGTPICMMANVHCAAATQNFIALEHHGVDIAGWEDLVTGIDKPFANGFVKVPDKPGLGVEFNEEFAKKFLKKGEQWFAPTTQWDTPDSWDRDWS comes from the coding sequence ATGAAAAAGTTTATCGACCGCTTCAAGCTGCCGACACAGGCGGCTGTACCTCCGCCCGAAAGCAAGCCCGGCTCGGATCGCCGAAATTTTATGCGGAAAGCCGCTTTAGGCGGCCTTGCGTTAGGAATGCGTTTTGATGGAAAGACCGAGCAGGAACTCGAATATGTTACGCAACGGGTAGGCCGGGCTTCCAAACCATCCGAACTGAAAATTACGGATCTCCGCATCGCCCATTTACAGGGTGTTCCCTTTACCAGCCCCGTGATTCGCATTGAAACGAATCAGGGAATTGTGGGCTGGGGGGAAGTACGCGATGGAGCTAGTCCGAAGTACGCGTTAATGCTCAAGAGCCGTCTACTCGGTAAAAATCCCTGTAACGTCGAGCAGCTTTTTAAGATGATTCGCCCCTTTGGCAATCACGGTCGGGCTGCCGGAGGCGTATGCGGCGTCGAGATGGCGTTGTGGGATCTGGCCGGTAAAGCCTATAATGTACCCGTCTACCAACTGTTGGGGGGGAAGTACCGCGATGAAATCCGCTTGTACGCCGATACACCCGAAGTCGATGATCCGAAAGCGTTCGGAAAGAAACTCAAGGAAACGCGACTCGATAAAGGATATACCTGGTTAAAAATGGATTTCGGGATTGGTCTGCTGGCCGATAAACCGGACATGCTCATTGGAGCTGGTCTTTGGGATATTCGCAACCAGTACGGCAATAGCAAGATCGGACGCGTAGGTAGTTACGGCCTGACCAAACACCCCTTTACCCGCGTACAGGTGACAGAAAAAGGGATTCAATACATTGCCGATTACGTAGAAAAAGTACGAAGTGTAGTAGGGTACGATATTCCAATTTCGGCGGATCACTTTGGCCATTTCGACGTCAATACGGCGATTCGGATTGGGAAAGCGGTGGAGAAATATCAGCTGGCCTGGTTGGAAGACCTGGTTCCCTGGTTTTACCACGACCAGTGGCGACAGATTACTGAAGCCATCGAAACGCCTACGCTGACGGGCGAAGATATTTACGCCAAAGAAGAATTCATCAAGCTCATTAACGCCAAGGCGGTAGACATGATTCACCCGGATCTAGCTTCGTCGGGCGGGATCCTGGAAACGAAAAAAATCGGTGACTACGCCGAGGAACACGGCGTTCCCATGGCCATGCACTTTGCCGGAACCCCCATCTGCATGATGGCCAATGTCCATTGTGCGGCGGCTACGCAGAATTTTATTGCTCTGGAGCACCACGGCGTGGACATTGCCGGTTGGGAAGATTTGGTAACGGGCATTGATAAACCCTTTGCCAATGGCTTCGTGAAAGTACCCGACAAGCCGGGCTTAGGCGTGGAATTCAACGAAGAATTTGCCAAGAAGTTTCTGAAAAAAGGGGAACAATGGTTTGCTCCGACTACGCAGTGGGATACACCGGATTCCTGGGATCGGGACTGGAGTTAA
- a CDS encoding bile acid:sodium symporter family protein, whose amino-acid sequence MKKVFTFALILSGLSLLLALGLFLTGSGSHTALPVIGGLFLLAIGVRRSPATTSLTYTVLILTAVSVAMYQPQWFIRWGNFELKRLIIPLLQIIMFGMGSQSSLEDFAGIAKNPKGVLVGITSHYLIMPSIGFLLAVTFPLPPEIATGIILVGCSPSGLASNVMAYIARANVPLSVTVTAFSTLLSPLLTPALLQLLAGAFLPVDFWKMVMEIFNITILPIVAGLLFNALAYPGQSRRSIAIQIAVYFGIILLKNAIALVEGSTDFAETVGWNVFWFIGMPLLGGWLFQRWAGGRREIMDSILSTLSMVGITTIIVVITAAGQQSLLQVGLVLVLACFLHNTLGYFLGYWCCRLVGLNEQSSRSVAFEVGMQNAGMASGLALQMGQLATTGLAPAVFGPLMNTTGSMLANWWRSKPPQSEEVPAEPSPVSS is encoded by the coding sequence ATGAAAAAAGTTTTCACCTTCGCTCTGATCCTGAGCGGACTAAGTCTATTGCTTGCCTTAGGCTTATTTCTAACGGGGTCCGGCTCGCATACGGCTCTGCCCGTGATTGGGGGGCTGTTTCTATTAGCCATCGGCGTTCGACGCTCCCCGGCAACCACCAGTCTGACCTATACGGTACTGATTCTGACGGCCGTATCGGTGGCGATGTATCAACCGCAGTGGTTTATCCGCTGGGGAAACTTTGAACTCAAACGGCTCATCATCCCGCTCCTGCAAATCATCATGTTTGGGATGGGTTCGCAGTCGAGTTTGGAGGACTTTGCCGGCATTGCCAAAAACCCGAAAGGAGTACTCGTGGGCATTACGAGCCATTACCTGATTATGCCCAGTATCGGATTTCTGCTGGCAGTCACCTTCCCCCTGCCGCCGGAAATTGCTACGGGTATTATTCTAGTGGGTTGCTCGCCGAGCGGGCTGGCTTCCAATGTGATGGCTTACATTGCCCGGGCTAATGTGCCCTTATCGGTAACCGTTACGGCTTTTTCTACGCTGTTATCGCCCTTACTAACGCCGGCGTTGCTCCAGCTTTTGGCGGGGGCCTTTTTACCCGTTGATTTCTGGAAAATGGTCATGGAGATTTTTAACATCACCATTCTACCCATTGTGGCGGGTCTGCTCTTTAACGCCTTGGCTTATCCGGGTCAATCCCGCCGGAGCATCGCGATTCAGATCGCGGTGTATTTCGGCATCATTCTGCTCAAAAATGCCATTGCGTTAGTGGAAGGCTCGACGGATTTCGCTGAAACGGTCGGCTGGAATGTGTTCTGGTTTATTGGCATGCCCCTGCTCGGTGGCTGGCTCTTTCAACGCTGGGCCGGAGGTCGCCGGGAAATTATGGATTCGATTTTATCCACGCTTTCCATGGTGGGGATTACTACCATTATCGTCGTGATTACGGCGGCGGGTCAGCAGAGTTTATTGCAGGTAGGGTTGGTACTGGTACTGGCTTGCTTTCTGCACAATACGCTGGGTTATTTTCTGGGTTACTGGTGTTGCCGACTTGTAGGTTTAAATGAACAGTCAAGCCGCTCGGTAGCCTTTGAAGTGGGCATGCAGAATGCGGGGATGGCTTCGGGTCTGGCTTTACAAATGGGGCAGCTGGCCACTACGGGCCTGGCTCCGGCCGTGTTCGGTCCGCTGATGAACACGACGGGTTCCATGCTCGCCAACTGGTGGCGGAGTAAACCACCGCAATCCGAAGAAGTACCCGCCGAGCCCTCGCCCGTGTCTTCTTAG
- a CDS encoding RraA family protein, with amino-acid sequence MRFSFVVVASLLLAAQLRTSAQHINAPKELIQTYTSQYKGERFPDGRPKVPDDLVKRLKDISLEEAWGVLRNEGYTNQFEAGWMRISPGKVLAGRVLTAQYMPSRPDMENPVKEKGKAENRKGAPNSWPIDQLTENDVYVADGFGKLVDGTLIGDNLGNSIYAKSKTGVVFDGSVRDLEGLEEIEGFTGFVRGFDPSFIKDMLMTGINYPIRIGRATVVPGDLVLGKTEGVIFIPAHLAEKVITSSEWIALTDDFGHQMLREGKYTPGEIDMKWSPAIVQTFRDWLKAHPEKVKMSAAQLEERIKKL; translated from the coding sequence ATGCGTTTTTCATTCGTAGTAGTGGCTTCTCTGTTGCTAGCGGCCCAGTTGCGTACATCAGCCCAGCACATCAATGCTCCCAAAGAGCTGATTCAAACCTACACTTCGCAGTATAAGGGCGAACGCTTCCCGGACGGGCGGCCCAAAGTGCCGGATGATCTGGTAAAGCGACTCAAGGATATTTCGCTGGAAGAAGCCTGGGGTGTGCTTCGCAATGAAGGGTATACCAATCAGTTTGAGGCGGGCTGGATGCGAATTAGTCCGGGAAAAGTACTCGCGGGCCGGGTACTCACGGCTCAATACATGCCCTCTCGGCCCGATATGGAAAATCCAGTGAAGGAAAAAGGGAAAGCGGAAAACCGCAAAGGAGCCCCTAACTCCTGGCCCATTGATCAACTTACCGAAAATGACGTATACGTAGCCGATGGCTTCGGTAAACTCGTCGACGGTACTCTGATTGGGGATAACCTCGGTAATTCCATCTACGCCAAATCCAAAACCGGTGTCGTCTTTGATGGCAGCGTTCGCGATCTGGAAGGCCTCGAAGAAATTGAAGGCTTTACGGGTTTCGTTCGGGGCTTTGATCCTTCGTTTATCAAAGACATGCTCATGACGGGTATTAACTATCCCATTCGTATTGGCCGGGCGACGGTAGTACCGGGTGATCTGGTTCTGGGAAAAACGGAAGGGGTGATTTTCATTCCCGCTCACCTGGCTGAAAAGGTGATTACCTCTTCCGAATGGATTGCTCTGACGGATGACTTTGGCCACCAGATGCTTCGCGAAGGCAAGTACACCCCCGGCGAAATCGATATGAAATGGTCGCCTGCCATTGTACAAACGTTTCGCGACTGGCTCAAGGCTCACCCTGAAAAAGTCAAGATGTCGGCGGCACAGCTGGAAGAGCGGATTAAGAAGCTGTAG
- a CDS encoding hotdog fold thioesterase, translating into MIIHTDITPERLNELNQGSAASHLGIEFTQIGDDYVEARMPVDARTRQPFGLLHGGASVLLAETLGSVAAYTCIGEGKIAVGLDINANHVRGVKEGYVYGRATPIHLGKSTHVWEIRITNENQQLVCISRLTMAILDKH; encoded by the coding sequence ATGATCATTCATACGGATATTACGCCTGAACGTTTAAATGAACTTAATCAGGGTTCGGCCGCTAGTCACCTCGGCATTGAATTCACGCAGATTGGTGACGATTACGTAGAGGCTCGTATGCCCGTGGACGCCCGGACGCGACAACCTTTTGGGCTGTTGCACGGGGGAGCGTCCGTACTACTGGCCGAAACGCTGGGTAGCGTAGCGGCCTATACCTGTATTGGTGAAGGGAAAATAGCTGTCGGACTGGACATCAATGCCAATCACGTAAGAGGGGTGAAGGAAGGGTATGTATACGGACGGGCCACGCCCATCCATCTGGGAAAATCAACCCACGTCTGGGAGATTCGTATTACTAACGAAAATCAACAGTTAGTTTGTATAAGTCGGCTTACCATGGCGATTCTGGATAAGCATTAG
- a CDS encoding histidine phosphatase family protein, whose protein sequence is MLTPQHTLKIIYLVRHGETEYNRLGIVQGSGVDSDLNEMGQAQAQAFYEAYKQIPFDRIYTSALKRTVQSVQGFIDAGIPYEQHAGLNEFGWGAMEGKTPHYTEDEYYRSMIYNWRIGNVDVPALGGDSPLSVLQRQVPVIDHVLSRPEEEVVLICMHGRAIRILLTYLFNEPLSEMDHWEHSNLCLYKIRYDYDTNHFTLEIGNDTRHLAGLAKEPEVSNS, encoded by the coding sequence ATGCTCACCCCCCAACACACTTTGAAAATCATTTATCTGGTTCGGCACGGTGAAACCGAATACAATCGATTAGGAATCGTACAGGGATCGGGCGTTGATTCGGACCTGAACGAAATGGGCCAAGCTCAGGCTCAGGCCTTTTATGAAGCGTATAAACAGATCCCCTTCGATCGGATTTATACCTCAGCTCTGAAACGTACCGTGCAATCGGTTCAGGGTTTTATTGATGCAGGCATTCCTTACGAACAACATGCGGGCCTGAATGAGTTTGGCTGGGGTGCCATGGAAGGCAAAACGCCGCACTATACCGAAGATGAGTATTATCGCAGTATGATTTATAACTGGCGAATCGGTAATGTGGACGTTCCGGCCCTTGGTGGTGACAGCCCGCTGAGCGTACTGCAACGTCAGGTTCCCGTCATTGACCACGTGCTAAGTCGACCCGAGGAAGAAGTCGTCTTGATTTGTATGCATGGTCGAGCGATTCGGATTCTATTGACGTATCTGTTCAACGAACCCCTTTCGGAAATGGATCATTGGGAACACTCGAATTTGTGTCTCTATAAAATCCGTTACGACTACGACACCAATCACTTCACGCTCGAAATCGGTAATGATACCCGCCACCTGGCCGGTCTGGCGAAAGAACCTGAAGTGAGTAATTCTTAA